The Mesoplodon densirostris isolate mMesDen1 chromosome 8, mMesDen1 primary haplotype, whole genome shotgun sequence genomic interval TCATTTCTACTGCAATAGGAGTAACTTCTTCACTGTCTCGCAGATCATTCTCTGAATTACACTGGTAAGATcatcattttctgtttctcttataATATGAAGAAGAGCCTGCATGACAGGTCGGATGAATGGTGTGATGTATTCTTTAGCGCTCTCTTGATTGCTGATCAGCACTTGAAGTGCAATGGCAGCTTCCACTTTAAAAGGCATTTCCGTATCATCAATCAGACATCTTCGTGTCAGCTCTAGGGCTGTTTTCAGGTTCTGGTCACTTTTGAATTTCACTTCACAAAAATAGTGAAGGATCCAGCAAGCCCTCGCTCTCATGTAGCCTAGTTCACTGCTGAAGAGAGGGAATACATAATTCTGCAACATATATTCCATCTAATCTTTGTAGAACTTTTTCTTCAGAAGTATTTCAGCTGAAGAGCCAATCATATGCAGGGCTCCATCTTTTTTTCGAGGATCAGCATTTAGTTCTGTAAGAATCTGGTAGCAAAATCCCATAGTCTTTTGTAGTACCTCTTTCCTCTTACTACAAGCTGTAAACAAAAGTGTCTGGGCAGCAGTGGTAGGAGAGGTGAAATCCTCAAACACATCAAACTTCATGCGTATATATTCACAGGGGTCTTCTTGCCAAAGTTCCTCATCAGCATCTGTATAGCACATCAATGGAAAAAATAACATCTTGGATAATGCCTTGTATATGAGGCTTCAGATTCTTCCAGGTGAGAGCATGAGAAGCTCCTtgattaatataatttaatgtcTGTTGTAAAACTCGAGGAGCCATATATTGCTTCTCCTTGTACTGATATAACACCTTCAATAAAACTTGTTGGACATCAACAGCAAATGTCTTCAGAAATACTTCAGCAAATTCATTATACTCCTTAGAAACATTGCCAGGGCTTCCATATCTTTCAAAAAgccttgctgggcttccctggtggcgcagtggttgagaatctgcctgccaatgcaagggacatgggttcgagccctggtctgggaagatcccacatgccgcggagcaactaggcccgtgagccacagctactgagcctgcgtgtctggagcctgtgctccgcaacaagagaggccgcgatagtgagaggcccgcgcaccacgatgaagagtgacccccacttgccacaactagagaaagccctcacacagaaacgaagacccaacacagccaaaaataaataaataaatgttaaaataaataaataaataaatactcctgttctctgtttttttaaaaaaaaaaaatggtttgccGGAAAACCTTCAGGGAGCgcaaggcttaaaaaaaaaaaaaaaaaaaaggccttgctAAGATATGTGAAGCCCGTTTCTTACATTTCCACCATGGTAACTCAGGTCTATCATCTTCTTCAACTTGAAGTGTTTCATTAGGTACATCCCTGTTCACAACAGTCGTTAAAATTTCTATCCATTCTGTCAGGTTCTGTTGGTTTATCAGCTCCAGTGGTAGTGTATACTGAACAGGAGCATAGAAGATCTTGAAAATTTGTTTCTGGATGAGGACAGATTGATCAGACTGATCAGAAAGAAGCTGGATAAAACGGTCCTTTAGAACTGGCAGGAAATATTGCATTGCTGCTACCAATGGACTCCGTTCCTCTGGTTTCTTATACCAGAACTACAACTGGCACTCTGACAGAGGCTGGAGCAACAGCTGGAACATTCCTTAGCAGGAAGATGGGTAGTCATAATTTTTCACAAGCTGATAGAGGCAAAGAAGAATTCCTAGCCAACATGCACTGTTATCAGACTGAAGGTAAAAGCCAATTTTGTCCACAATGGTAGTCCAGCAACTTGGATAATCATGTTAGATGATATGATGAATGCATGTAGTACTTTGTACCCTGATGAGCTCAGGAGAGTGGATAATGACTTCTACAATATTTACTCAAATACAATGTTTATCTTCTTCTGGAATAGTATAAGGGGATATATCCCCTGGTGCCATTTCCCGATCAGGCCAATACTGTGTTATCATATTTTTCAAATAGATAACACCTGCCTGTCTCACAGGTAAATCCAGTTGTTCTGACATAGTAATCTGAAGCAGTGTTGAAACAAAATTCAGAGACTTGTGTGCTTCATTGAGCTGGCGCTCCATGGCCTCACGCAGGGCTGGGTCCATGGTGCCCCGCAGGGCTTCGATAATGGTGTTGGGGTCCATCACAGGGCGGACGCAGTCAAACCCGGGGCTCGGGTGCTACTGGCCCAGGAATAGTGCCCCTCACTGCACACATGGACTCGCCGTGCTCCGCAGCAGCAACCACCGCCAAAGGAAAGAGAAGCGCCAAGACCACGGAGAGAACCTCTTCTCCTCAGCATGGAGGCGGGAGATGCTCCAGCCACTTCCTGTCGGTGCGCCCGTGGAGCCCTTTGGGAGATGTAGTCCACTTGGGCAGTCCGCAGCCCATGTGGCCCTGAGTTGTCGCTCCTACAGACAAGACCTGCTGGAATCCTCTTAAGTGTCACCCAGAAATGTTCATCAGGAGAGTAGGTGTCCTTAGACCACCCAAGTAAATCAATGGCTCTCTGGTATTGCAGAACAAAATTAGCAAATTCTCTTGTAAGGGCTACATAGGTGGAGCCAAAGTAAATGGTGAGATTATGGGGAGGAGACATTTTTCTTATCCAAGTCCACAGCATGTAAGAAAATAATTGGTATTTCTGCTCCAAGTGCATATATCTGGTCCTTCTGACAATATGAGGAGGAGGCAGCACCCCTGGGGTGACgtttttccctttaaattctTTTATATACTGAACGATCTCCCTGTTGGTTTTCAGGGGgaaatcttgttttttttcttttttttttttcttttttatacagcaggctcttattagtcatcagttttatacacatcagtgtatacaagtcaatcccaatctcccaattcatcacaccaccaccacccccgcccccctgtggctttccccccttggtttccatacgtttgttctctacctctgtgtctcagtttctgccctgcaaaccagttcatctgtaccatttttctaggttccacatacatgcgttaatatacgatatttgtttttctttttctgacttatgtcactctgtatgacagtctctagatccatccacgtctctacaaatgacacaatttcattccttttcatggctgagtaatattccattccatatatgtaccacatcttctttacccattcatctgtcgatgggcatttaggttgcttccatgacctggctgttgtaaatagtggtgcaatgaacattggggtgcatgtgtctttgtgaattatggttttctctggatatatgcccagtatatgggattgctggatcatatggtaattttatttttagttttttaaggaacctccatactgttctccatagtggctgtatcaatttacattcccaccaacagtacaagagggttccctttcctccacaccctctccagcatttgttgtttgtagattttctgatgatgcccattctaactggtgtgaggtggtacctcattgtagttttgatttgcatttctctaataattaatcatgttgaacagcttttcatgtgcttcttggccatctgtatgtcttcttcagagaaatgtctatttaggtcttctgcccatttttggattgggttgtttgttttttcaatattgagctgcatgagctgtttatatattttggagattaatcctttgtccgttgattcgtttgcaaatattttctcccattctgagggttgtcttttcatcttgtttatggtttcctttgctgtgcaaaagctttgaagtttcattaggttccatttgtttatttttgtttctatttccacatcctctaggatgtggatcaaaaaagatcttgctgtgttttatgtcaaagagtgttcttcctatgttttcctctaagagttttatagtgtccggtcttacatttcggtctctaatccattttgagtctatttttgtgtatggtgttagggagtgttctaatttcattcttttacatgtagctgtccagttttcccagcaccacttattgaagagactgtcttttctccattgtatatccttgcctcctttgtcatagattagttgaccataggtgcgtgggtatacctctgggctttctatcttgttccattgatctatgtttctgtttttgtgccagtatcatattgtcttgattactgtagctttgtagtatagtctgaagtcagggagtctgattcctccagctccgtttctttccctcaagacagctttggctattcggggtcttttgtgtctccatacaaattttaagattttttgttctagttctgtaaaaaatgccattggtaatttggtagggattgcgttgaatctgtagattcctttgggtcgTATTGTCATTTtcgcaatattgattcttccaatccaagagcatggtatatctctccatctgttggtatcatctttaatttctttcatcagtgtcttatagttttctgcatacaggtctttggtctccctaggtaggtttattcctaggtattttattctttctcttgcaatggtaaatgggagtgtttccttaacttctctttcagatttttcatcattagtgtataggaatgcaagagatttctgtgcattaattttatatcctgcaaccttaccaaattcattgattagctctagtagttttctgtggcatctttaggattctctatgtatagtatcatgtcatctgcaaacagtgacagttttacctcttcttttccaatttgtattccttttatttctttttcttctctgattgccgaggataggacttccaaaactatgttgaataatagtggtgagagtggacatccttttcttgttcctgatcttagaggtaatgctttcagtttttcaccattgagaatgatgtttgctgtgggtttgtcgtatgtggtttttattatgttgaggtaggttccctctatgcccactttctggagagtttttatcatatatgggtgttgaattttgtcaaaagctttttctgcatctactgagatgatcatatgatttttattcttcaatttgttaatatggtgtatcacattgattgatttgcatatattgatgaatccttgcatccctgggataaatcccacttgatcatggtgtttgatccttttaatgtgttgttggattctgtttactagtattttgttgaggatttttgcatctatattcatcagtgatattggtctgtaattttctttttttgcagtatctttgtcttgttttggtatcagggtgatggtggcctcctagaatgagtctgggagtgttccttcctctgcagttttttggaagagtttgagaaggatgggtgttagctcgtctataaatgtttgatagaattcatctgtgaagccatctggtcctggacttctgttttttggaagatttttaatcacagtttcaattttattacttctgattggtccattcatattttctatttcttcctggttcagtcttggaaggttaccctttctaagaatctgtccatttcttccacattgtccattttattggcatagagttgcttgtagtagtgtcttaggatgaattgtatttctgcagtgtctcttgttacatctcctttttcatttctagtattattgatttgagtcctctccctctttttcttgatgagtctggctaatgatttgtcaattttgtttatcttctcaaagaacagcttttagttttattgatctttgctattgttttctttgtttctatttcatttatttctgctctgatctttatgatttctttccttctgctaactttggatttcatttgttcttctttctctagttcctttaggtgtaaggttagattatttatttgagatttttcttgtttcttgaggtaggcttgtatagctataaacttccctcttagaactgcttttgctacatcccataggttttggattgtcgtgttttcgttgtcatatgtctctaggtaatttttttttttttttttttttttgcggtatgcgggcctctcactgttgtggcctcccccgttgcggagcacaggctccggacgcgcaggctcagcggccatggctcacgggcccagccgctccgcggcatatgggatcctcccagaccggggcacgaacccgtatcccctgcatcggcaggcggactctcaaccacttgcgccaccagggaggccctctctaggtaatttttgatttcctctttgatttcttcagtgatctcttagttgtttagtaatgtagtgtttagcctccatgtgtttgtgatttttatgttttttcccctgtaattcatttctaatctcataatgttgtggtcagaaaagatgcttgata includes:
- the LOC132495365 gene encoding LOW QUALITY PROTEIN: importin-7-like (The sequence of the model RefSeq protein was modified relative to this genomic sequence to represent the inferred CDS: inserted 1 base in 1 codon; deleted 1 base in 1 codon; substituted 3 bases at 3 genomic stop codons) encodes the protein MDPNTIIEALRGTMDPALREAMERQLNEAHKSLNFVSTLLQITMSEQLDLPVRQAGVIYLKNMITQYWPDREMAPGDISPYTIPEEDKHCIXVNIVEVIIHSPELIRVQSTTCIHHIIXHDYPSCWTTIVDKIGFYLQSDNSACWLGILLCLYQLVKNYEYKKPEERSPLVAAMQYFLPVLKDRFIQLLSDQSDQSVLIQKQIFKIFYAPVQYTLPLELINQQNLTEWIEILTTVVNRDVPNETLQVEEDDRPELPWWKCKKRASHILARLFERYGSPGNVSKEYNEFAEVFLKTFAVDVQQVLLKVLYQYKEKQYMAPRVLQQTLNYINQGASHALTWKNLKPHIQGIIQDVIFPLMCYTDADEELWQEDPCEYIRMKFDVFEDFTSPTTAAQTLLFTACSKRKEVLQKTMGFCYQILTELNADPRKKDGALHMIGSSAEILLKKKFYKDXMEYMLQNYVFPLFSSELGYMRARACWILHYFCEVKFKSDQNLKTALELTRRCLIDDTEMPFKVEAAIALQVLISNQESAKEYITPFIRPVMQALLHIIRETENDDLTSVIQRMICEXSEEVTPIAVEMIQHLAMTFNQVIQTGPDEEGSDDKAATAMGILNTIDTLLSVVEDHKEITQQLEGICLQVIGTVLQQHVLEFYEEIFSLAHSLTCQQVSPQMWQLLPLVFEVFQQDGFDYFTDMMALLHNYLTVDTDTLLSDTKYLEMIYSMCKKVLTGVAGEDAECHAAKLLEVIILQCKGRGTDQCIPLFVEAALERLTREVKTSELRTMCLQVAVAALYYNPHLLLNTVENLHFPNNIEPVTNHFITQWLNDVDCFLGLHDRKMCVLGLCALIDMEQIPQVLNQVSGQILLAFILLFNGLKRAYACHAEHENDSDDDDESEELGSDEDDIDEDGQEYLEILAKQAGEDGDDEDWEEDDAEETALEGYSTIIDDEDNPVDEYQIFKAIFQTIQTRNPVWYQALTHGLNEEQRKQLQDIATLADQRRAAHESKMIEKHGGYKFSAPVVPSSFSFGGPAPGMN